A single window of Myxococcus virescens DNA harbors:
- a CDS encoding RNA polymerase sigma factor, whose amino-acid sequence MALLSAMKMVLAGAPPSDTDRERTLLRRARTGDPAAFRWLFERHAAGVWRFLKDLLRDEAAADEATQETFVRAHARLGALRDEDRLGAWLLGIARHVYLESLRHRGVHVDMDDEVHGSQVEAVLPTPTPEDLLLDRELEGLLAGALGTLREDRRAALLLRIDHGLPYEEISAVMGWSLQKVKNEIHRARLQLREHLAAHVGGHS is encoded by the coding sequence GTGGCCCTCCTTTCCGCGATGAAAATGGTGCTGGCAGGTGCGCCCCCGTCCGACACGGACCGGGAGCGGACGCTGCTGCGCCGGGCGCGCACGGGTGACCCCGCGGCCTTCCGCTGGCTGTTTGAACGGCACGCCGCGGGGGTGTGGCGCTTCTTGAAGGACTTGCTGCGCGACGAGGCCGCGGCGGACGAAGCCACGCAGGAGACCTTCGTCCGCGCCCATGCGCGGCTGGGCGCGCTTCGCGACGAGGACCGGCTGGGGGCGTGGCTGCTGGGCATCGCCCGGCACGTGTACCTGGAGTCGCTGCGGCACCGGGGCGTCCACGTGGACATGGACGATGAAGTCCATGGCAGCCAGGTGGAGGCGGTGCTGCCCACGCCCACGCCAGAGGACCTGCTCCTGGACCGGGAACTGGAAGGATTGCTGGCGGGCGCGCTGGGGACGCTGCGCGAGGACCGGCGCGCGGCGTTGCTGCTGCGCATCGACCACGGCCTGCCCTACGAGGAGATTTCAGCGGTGATGGGCTGGTCCCTCCAGAAGGTGAAGAACGAAATCCACCGCGCACGGCTCCAACTGCGCGAGCACCTGGCCGCACACGTTGGAGGCCACTCATGA